From a single Aquarana catesbeiana isolate 2022-GZ linkage group LG09, ASM4218655v1, whole genome shotgun sequence genomic region:
- the FOSB gene encoding protein FosB: MYQGYDSSSSSPSAESQYLSSVDSFGSPPTAAAPQECVSLCDAPSSFVPTVTAITSSQDLQWLVTPALISSMAQSQPPPGPSLDPYDLPGPSYASPSGSSYGPSVSTPGPEGSRPTRTRKRTREEALTPEEEEKRRVRRERNKLAAAKCRNRRRELTDRLQSETDLLEEEKSTLEAEIDELQRQKEQLEFALLSHRSTCKLPYEDPDLPSSEPAVSFPHGGLLPSYPPQPEVSFSVCLPPLPDPDCAIGPGAYTSSFVFTSPEGGACGSRYQRSSGSERSSSDSLSSPSLLAL; the protein is encoded by the exons ATGTACCAGGGATACGACTCCTCCAGCTCCTCTCCCTCTGCAGAGTCTCAGTACCTCTCCTCGGTGGATTCTTTTGGGAGCCCCCccacagctgctgcaccacag GAGTGCGTGTCTCTGTGTGATGCTCCATCCTCCTTTGTGCCCACTGTTACCGCCATCACCAGTAGTCAAGACCTGCAGTGGCTGGTCACCCCGGCCCTCATCTCCTCTATGGCTCAGTCCCAACCTCCACCAGGACCCTCGCTGGACCCTTATGACCTGCCAGGGCCAAGCTACGCCTCTCCGTCCGGATCATCTTATGGTCCATCTGTTTCCACACCGGGACCAGAGGGCTCCCGGCCCACCCGTACCCGTAAAAGAACCAGAGAGGAGGCG CTGACACCGGAGGAGGAAGAAAAGAGACGAGTACGCAGAGAAAGGAACAAACTAGCCGCTGCCAAATGCCGGAACCGAAGACGAGAACTGACTGACCGACTTCAAAGC GAGACGGACCTTTTAGAAGAGGAGAAGTCCACACTGGAGGCAGAGATCGATGAGCTGCAACGACAGAAGGAACAGTTGGAGTTCGCCCTTCTCTCCCATCGATCGACATGCAAACTCCCTTACGAGGACCCTGACCTGCCCTCCAGCGAACCAGCTGTCTCCTTTCCCCACGGAGGACTCCTGCCCTCGTATCCCCCCCAACCGGAGGTATCATTCTCTGTCTGTTTGCCCCCACTACCGGACCCAGACTGTGCAATCGGCCCTGGAGCTTACACCTCTTCGTTTGTGTTCACCTCCCCAGAGGGAGGAGCCTGTGGAAGCCGGTACCAGCGCAGCAGCGGAAGTGAGCGCTCATCCTCCGACTCGCTCAGCTCCCCCTCACTCCTGGCACTCTGA